Proteins from a genomic interval of Erwinia sp. SLM-02:
- the gatD gene encoding galactitol-1-phosphate 5-dehydrogenase — translation MKSVVIHAGGSVTVEERPLPQIEAADDVLVEVISSGLCGSDIPRIFHNGAHFYPITLGHEFCGRVKQTGRAVDDLQPGNLVACVPLQPCFQCEECQRQLWSQCRHYRFIGSRSDGGNREYIVVPRSNLFLLPENTTPTEGAFFEPMTVSLHTMQLAGGCEGKEVIIVGAGTIGLLAMQCAKALGARSVTAIDINPERLALSQKLGADYTLNSAEMSAAEIRAVLDPRRFDQLVLETAGSPQTVALSIEIAGPQAQIGLIGTLHRDLALNSSTFGLILRKELRILGSWMNYSGRWPGVEWQQAVRLFEQGAIDLSSLIAIQAAPQDYAEAVSALAGKPMSGKIMLDFSGMNKEQA, via the coding sequence ATGAAATCTGTCGTGATCCACGCCGGAGGCAGCGTTACGGTTGAAGAAAGACCGTTGCCTCAGATTGAAGCCGCTGATGATGTGCTGGTTGAGGTCATCAGCTCGGGGCTGTGCGGCTCGGACATCCCGCGTATTTTTCACAACGGCGCGCATTTTTATCCGATTACCCTCGGGCATGAATTCTGCGGTCGGGTAAAACAGACGGGCCGGGCCGTTGATGATTTACAGCCCGGTAATCTGGTTGCCTGCGTGCCGCTGCAGCCCTGCTTTCAGTGCGAAGAGTGCCAGCGCCAGCTGTGGTCCCAGTGCCGACACTACCGGTTTATCGGTTCCCGCAGCGACGGCGGCAATCGTGAATATATCGTGGTGCCGCGCAGCAATCTGTTCCTGCTGCCGGAGAACACCACGCCCACCGAAGGCGCGTTCTTCGAGCCGATGACCGTCAGCCTGCATACGATGCAGCTGGCCGGCGGCTGCGAAGGCAAAGAGGTGATCATCGTTGGTGCGGGCACGATCGGCCTGCTGGCGATGCAGTGTGCGAAAGCGCTGGGCGCACGTTCGGTGACGGCCATTGATATCAATCCTGAGCGGCTGGCGCTGTCGCAAAAGCTGGGGGCGGATTACACCCTCAACAGCGCGGAGATGAGCGCCGCAGAGATCCGCGCCGTACTGGATCCCCGCCGTTTCGATCAGCTGGTGCTGGAAACCGCCGGCAGCCCGCAAACCGTGGCGCTCAGCATTGAGATTGCGGGACCGCAGGCGCAGATTGGGCTGATCGGCACCCTGCACCGCGACCTGGCGCTGAACAGCAGCACCTTCGGGCTGATCCTGCGTAAAGAGCTGCGCATTCTCGGCAGCTGGATGAACTACTCGGGCCGCTGGCCCGGCGTTGAATGGCAGCAGGCCGTGCGGCTGTTTGAGCAGGGGGCGATCGACCTCTCCTCGCTGATCGCGATACAGGCGGCACCGCAGGATTACGCCGAGGCGGTTAGCGCGCTGGCGGGCAAGCCCATGAGCGGAAAAATCATGCTCGACTTCTCAGGCATGAATAAGGAGCAGGCATAA
- a CDS encoding PTS galactitol transporter subunit IIC: protein MFTEIMRYILDLGPTVMLPFVIIIFSVSLGMKVGDAFKSGLHIGIGFVGIGLVIGLMLDSIGPAAKAMAANFEIGLEVVDVGWPGSSPMTWASQIALIAIPVAIGVNILMLVTRMTRVVNVDIWNIWHMTFTGAMVHIATGSYWLGMLGVVVHAAFAYKLGDWFSRDTKNFFDLDGIAVPHGTSAYMGPIAVLVDTLIEKVPGLRRIHFSADDVQKRFGAFGEPVTLGFIMGIIIGLLAHYDVKGVLQLAVKTAAVMLLMPRVIKPIMDGLNPIAKHARKRLQARFGGQEFLIGLDPALLLGHTSVVSASLIFIPLTILIAVVLPGNKVLPFGDLATIGFFVAMAVAVHQGNLFRTLISGTVIMSITLWIATQTIGLHTQLAANAGALKAGGQVASMDQGGSPITYLLIQLLTWQNVTALVVIGLIYFAGVLLTWRRARSFSTPPEPTLSSSKTLSE, encoded by the coding sequence ATGTTTACGGAAATAATGCGTTATATCCTCGATCTCGGCCCGACGGTGATGCTGCCCTTCGTGATTATCATCTTCTCCGTCAGCCTGGGGATGAAGGTCGGCGATGCCTTTAAGTCGGGCCTGCATATCGGTATTGGCTTCGTCGGTATCGGGCTGGTGATTGGCCTGATGCTCGATTCCATCGGCCCCGCCGCCAAAGCGATGGCGGCCAACTTCGAAATCGGTCTTGAGGTCGTCGATGTCGGCTGGCCGGGGTCGTCACCGATGACCTGGGCGTCGCAGATTGCGCTGATTGCCATTCCTGTCGCCATTGGCGTCAACATCCTGATGCTGGTGACCCGCATGACGCGGGTGGTGAACGTCGATATCTGGAATATCTGGCATATGACCTTCACCGGCGCGATGGTGCACATTGCCACCGGCTCCTACTGGCTGGGCATGCTCGGCGTGGTGGTTCACGCGGCGTTTGCCTACAAGCTCGGCGACTGGTTTTCCCGCGATACGAAAAACTTCTTCGATCTCGACGGCATTGCGGTGCCGCACGGCACCTCCGCCTATATGGGGCCGATTGCGGTGCTGGTGGATACCCTTATTGAAAAAGTCCCCGGACTGCGCCGCATTCACTTCAGCGCTGACGATGTACAGAAACGCTTTGGTGCCTTTGGCGAGCCGGTAACGTTGGGCTTTATCATGGGGATCATCATCGGCCTGCTGGCGCATTACGATGTAAAAGGCGTGCTGCAGCTGGCGGTGAAAACCGCCGCGGTGATGCTGCTGATGCCGCGGGTGATTAAGCCGATTATGGATGGCCTGAACCCGATTGCCAAACATGCCCGTAAACGCCTGCAGGCCCGGTTTGGCGGCCAGGAGTTCCTGATAGGACTCGACCCGGCGCTGCTGCTGGGGCACACCTCGGTCGTCTCAGCCAGCCTGATTTTTATTCCGCTGACCATCCTGATCGCCGTGGTGCTGCCGGGAAATAAAGTTCTGCCCTTCGGCGACCTGGCGACCATCGGCTTCTTTGTGGCGATGGCGGTGGCGGTGCATCAGGGCAACCTGTTCCGCACGCTGATTTCCGGCACGGTGATTATGAGCATCACCCTGTGGATTGCCACCCAGACCATCGGGCTGCATACCCAGCTGGCGGCCAACGCCGGTGCGCTGAAGGCGGGCGGGCAGGTGGCTTCGATGGACCAGGGCGGCTCACCGATCACTTACCTTCTGATTCAGCTGCTGACCTGGCAAAACGTCACGGCGCTGGTGGTGATTGGCCTGATCTACTTTGCCGGCGTATTGCTGACGTGGCGTCGTGCCCGCAGCTTCAGCACCCCGCCGGAACCCACGCTTTCCAGCTCTAAAACCCTGTCTGAATAA